In Alosa alosa isolate M-15738 ecotype Scorff River chromosome 19, AALO_Geno_1.1, whole genome shotgun sequence, a genomic segment contains:
- the matn3b gene encoding matrilin-3b isoform X4, whose amino-acid sequence MMMLCSCGCFIYCLLMLILGVEGTYRHYGYQPQQMYADRPSARAFKQNFLHNVQAQQGAINAGAHGNNYRFYGYHHYHKPARMWPPFAYQQPTASPPAPAQPVGTQSSTSPIHWATTTAPTEMCKSRPLDLVFIIDSSRSVRPAEFEKVKVLLSDVVDTLDIGPDATQVAVVNYASTVKIEFLLNTYSNKGDLKQALARIDPLATGTMTGLAIKTAMDEAFTEVSGARHTSRNIAKVGIILTDGRPQDTVEEVSAAARASGIEIYAVGVDRADMQSLRLMASQPVDEHVFYVESFGVIEKLTSKFRETLCGFDRCALGHDCQHICISSNASYNCKCREGYVLNEDKKTCSQMDNNCVPGQPCPPTCVLVDGSLECTCPEGYALSGDNETCLPMESNNCVPGQPCPPTCVLVDGTLKCTCPEGYALSDDNETCLPMDDNCKPGQPCLPACVTVDGSLKCTCPEGYALSDDNETCLPMESNNCVPGQPCPPTCVLVDGSLKCTCPEGYALSDDNETCLPADNSCVPGQPCPPLCVTVNGSLKCTCPDGYTLSDDNACLPMENNCVPGQPCPPTCVLVDGSLECTCPEGYALSGDNETCLPTCNPGEECPPTHVMINGSLQCTCPEGFVLSADQKSCSQEVQGTVTEDPCMCEAQIAFQRKVQATIQDLTSRLAEVTRKVEEFQGMR is encoded by the exons ATGATGATGTTATGCTCGTGCGgttgttttatttattgccTCTTAATGTTAATACTTGGGGTCGAGGGAACATACAGACATTATGGATACCAACCACAACAGATGTACGCGGACCGACCTTCTGCACGAGCCTTTAAACAGAATTTCTTACACAACGTGCAAGCGCAACAAGGTGCCATCAATGCAGGAG CACATGGCAATAACTATAGGTTTTATGGCTACCATCATTATCACAAGCCTGCGCGGATGTGGCCCCCATTCGCATACCAGCAGCCCACAgcttctcctccagctcctgctcAACCAGTCGgtacccagagcagcacctCCCCCATCCACTGGGCTACCACAACAG CACCGACGGAGATGTGCAAGAGTCGCCCTCTCGACCTGGTCTTCATCATAGACAGCTCACGCAGTGTGCGCCCTGCTGAGTTTGAGAAGGTAAAGGTCCTTCTGTCAGACGTGGTGGACACTCTGGACATAGGCCCTGACGCCACACAGGTGGCGGTGGTCAATTATGCAAGCACAGTAAAAATCGAATTCCTGCTAAACACCTATTCCAACAAGGGTGACCTGAAACAGGCACTGGCACGAATCGACCCGCTTGCCACAGGCACAATGACTGGCTTGGCCATCAAGACGGCCATGGACGAGGCCTTCACCGAAGTGTCCGGGGCCCGGCACACCTCCAGAAACATCGCCAAGGTGGGCATCATTCTCACCGATGGGAGGCCCCAGGACACGGTGGAAGAGGTGTCTGCGGCAGCCCGTGCCTCTGGGATTGAGATCTATGCTGTGGGCGTGGACAGAGCGGACATGCAGTCTCTACGTCTCATGGCCAGTCAGCCTGTTGATGAGCATGTTTTTTATGTGGAGTCCTTCGGGGTCATTGAGAAACTCACCTCCAAGTTCAGGGAGACTCTATGTG GCTTTGACCGCTGTGCCCTTGGACATGACTGCCAACACATATGTATCAGCAGCAATGCTTCATACAACTGCAAGTGTCGGGAGGGATATGTCTTGAATGAAGACAAGAAAACATGTTCAC AAATGGACAACAACTGTGTTCCTGGACAGCCATGCCCACCTACATGTGTGTTAGTCGACGGTTCACTAGAGTGCACATGTCCAGAGGGATATGCCTTGAGTGGCGACAACGAAACATGCTTAC CAATGGAGAGCAACAACTGTGTTCCTGGTCAGCCATGCCCACCTACATGTGTGTTAGTCGACGGTACACTGAAGTGCACATGTCCAGAGGGATATGCCTTGAGTGACGACAACGAAACATGCTTAC CCATGGATGACAACTGCAAGCCTGGACAGCCATGTCTGCCTGCATGTGTGACTGTCGATGGGTCACTGAAGTGCACATGTCCAGAAGGATATGCATTGAGTGACGACAACGAAACATGCTTAC CAATGGAGAGCAACAACTGTGTTCCTGGACAGCCATGCCCACCTACATGTGTGTTAGTCGACGGTTCACTGAAGTGCACATGTCCAGAGGGATATGCCTTGAGTGACGACAACGAAACATGCTTAC CAGCAGATAACAGCTGTGTTCCTGGACAGCCATGTCCACCTTTATGTGTGACTGTCAATGGCTCACTAAAGTGCACATGTCCAGATGGCTATACCTTGAGTGATGATAACGCATGCTTAC CAATGGAGAACAACTGTGTTCCTGGACAGCCATGCCCACCTACATGTGTGTTAGTCGACGGTTCACTAGAGTGCACATGTCCAGAGGGATATGCCTTGAGTGGCGACAACGAAACATGCTTAC CAACATGTAACCCAGGAGAGGAATGCCCACCCACACATGTCATGATCAACGGCTCACTGCAATGCACATGTCCAGAGGGATTTGTCTTGAGTGCTGACCAAAAATCATGCTCAC
- the matn3b gene encoding matrilin-3b isoform X11, producing the protein MMMLCSCGCFIYCLLMLILGVEGTYRHYGYQPQQMYADRPSARAFKQNFLHNVQAQQGAINAGAHGNNYRFYGYHHYHKPARMWPPFAYQQPTASPPAPAQPVGTQSSTSPIHWATTTAPTEMCKSRPLDLVFIIDSSRSVRPAEFEKVKVLLSDVVDTLDIGPDATQVAVVNYASTVKIEFLLNTYSNKGDLKQALARIDPLATGTMTGLAIKTAMDEAFTEVSGARHTSRNIAKVGIILTDGRPQDTVEEVSAAARASGIEIYAVGVDRADMQSLRLMASQPVDEHVFYVESFGVIEKLTSKFRETLCGFDRCALGHDCQHICISSNASYNCKCREGYVLNEDKKTCSQMDNNCVPGQPCPPTCVLVDGSLECTCPEGYALSGDNETCLPMESNNCVPGQPCPPTCVLVDGTLKCTCPEGYALSDDNETCLPMDDNCKPGQPCLPACVTVDGSLKCTCPEGYALSDDNETCLPADNSCVPGQPCPPLCVTVNGSLKCTCPDGYTLSDDNACLPMENNCVPGQPCPPTCVLVDGSLECTCPEGYALSGDNETCLPTCNPGEECPPTHVMINGSLQCTCPEGFVLSADQKSCSQEVQGTVTEDPCMCEAQIAFQRKVQATIQDLTSRLAEVTRKVEEFQGMR; encoded by the exons ATGATGATGTTATGCTCGTGCGgttgttttatttattgccTCTTAATGTTAATACTTGGGGTCGAGGGAACATACAGACATTATGGATACCAACCACAACAGATGTACGCGGACCGACCTTCTGCACGAGCCTTTAAACAGAATTTCTTACACAACGTGCAAGCGCAACAAGGTGCCATCAATGCAGGAG CACATGGCAATAACTATAGGTTTTATGGCTACCATCATTATCACAAGCCTGCGCGGATGTGGCCCCCATTCGCATACCAGCAGCCCACAgcttctcctccagctcctgctcAACCAGTCGgtacccagagcagcacctCCCCCATCCACTGGGCTACCACAACAG CACCGACGGAGATGTGCAAGAGTCGCCCTCTCGACCTGGTCTTCATCATAGACAGCTCACGCAGTGTGCGCCCTGCTGAGTTTGAGAAGGTAAAGGTCCTTCTGTCAGACGTGGTGGACACTCTGGACATAGGCCCTGACGCCACACAGGTGGCGGTGGTCAATTATGCAAGCACAGTAAAAATCGAATTCCTGCTAAACACCTATTCCAACAAGGGTGACCTGAAACAGGCACTGGCACGAATCGACCCGCTTGCCACAGGCACAATGACTGGCTTGGCCATCAAGACGGCCATGGACGAGGCCTTCACCGAAGTGTCCGGGGCCCGGCACACCTCCAGAAACATCGCCAAGGTGGGCATCATTCTCACCGATGGGAGGCCCCAGGACACGGTGGAAGAGGTGTCTGCGGCAGCCCGTGCCTCTGGGATTGAGATCTATGCTGTGGGCGTGGACAGAGCGGACATGCAGTCTCTACGTCTCATGGCCAGTCAGCCTGTTGATGAGCATGTTTTTTATGTGGAGTCCTTCGGGGTCATTGAGAAACTCACCTCCAAGTTCAGGGAGACTCTATGTG GCTTTGACCGCTGTGCCCTTGGACATGACTGCCAACACATATGTATCAGCAGCAATGCTTCATACAACTGCAAGTGTCGGGAGGGATATGTCTTGAATGAAGACAAGAAAACATGTTCAC AAATGGACAACAACTGTGTTCCTGGACAGCCATGCCCACCTACATGTGTGTTAGTCGACGGTTCACTAGAGTGCACATGTCCAGAGGGATATGCCTTGAGTGGCGACAACGAAACATGCTTAC CAATGGAGAGCAACAACTGTGTTCCTGGTCAGCCATGCCCACCTACATGTGTGTTAGTCGACGGTACACTGAAGTGCACATGTCCAGAGGGATATGCCTTGAGTGACGACAACGAAACATGCTTAC CCATGGATGACAACTGCAAGCCTGGACAGCCATGTCTGCCTGCATGTGTGACTGTCGATGGGTCACTGAAGTGCACATGTCCAGAAGGATATGCATTGAGTGACGACAACGAAACATGCTTAC CAGCAGATAACAGCTGTGTTCCTGGACAGCCATGTCCACCTTTATGTGTGACTGTCAATGGCTCACTAAAGTGCACATGTCCAGATGGCTATACCTTGAGTGATGATAACGCATGCTTAC CAATGGAGAACAACTGTGTTCCTGGACAGCCATGCCCACCTACATGTGTGTTAGTCGACGGTTCACTAGAGTGCACATGTCCAGAGGGATATGCCTTGAGTGGCGACAACGAAACATGCTTAC CAACATGTAACCCAGGAGAGGAATGCCCACCCACACATGTCATGATCAACGGCTCACTGCAATGCACATGTCCAGAGGGATTTGTCTTGAGTGCTGACCAAAAATCATGCTCAC
- the matn3b gene encoding matrilin-3b isoform X16: MMMLCSCGCFIYCLLMLILGVEGTYRHYGYQPQQMYADRPSARAFKQNFLHNVQAQQGAINAGAHGNNYRFYGYHHYHKPARMWPPFAYQQPTASPPAPAQPVGTQSSTSPIHWATTTAPTEMCKSRPLDLVFIIDSSRSVRPAEFEKVKVLLSDVVDTLDIGPDATQVAVVNYASTVKIEFLLNTYSNKGDLKQALARIDPLATGTMTGLAIKTAMDEAFTEVSGARHTSRNIAKVGIILTDGRPQDTVEEVSAAARASGIEIYAVGVDRADMQSLRLMASQPVDEHVFYVESFGVIEKLTSKFRETLCGFDRCALGHDCQHICISSNASYNCKCREGYVLNEDKKTCSQMDNNCVPGQPCPPTCVLVDGSLECTCPEGYALSGDNETCLPMESNNCVPGQPCPPTCVLVDGTLKCTCPEGYALSDDNETCLPMDDNCKPGQPCLPACVTVDGSLKCTCPEGYALSDDNETCLLTENSCVPGQPCPPLCVTVNGSLKCTCPDGYTLSDDNACLPTCNPGEECPPTHVMINGSLQCTCPEGFVLSADQKSCSQEVQGTVTEDPCMCEAQIAFQRKVQATIQDLTSRLAEVTRKVEEFQGMR; this comes from the exons ATGATGATGTTATGCTCGTGCGgttgttttatttattgccTCTTAATGTTAATACTTGGGGTCGAGGGAACATACAGACATTATGGATACCAACCACAACAGATGTACGCGGACCGACCTTCTGCACGAGCCTTTAAACAGAATTTCTTACACAACGTGCAAGCGCAACAAGGTGCCATCAATGCAGGAG CACATGGCAATAACTATAGGTTTTATGGCTACCATCATTATCACAAGCCTGCGCGGATGTGGCCCCCATTCGCATACCAGCAGCCCACAgcttctcctccagctcctgctcAACCAGTCGgtacccagagcagcacctCCCCCATCCACTGGGCTACCACAACAG CACCGACGGAGATGTGCAAGAGTCGCCCTCTCGACCTGGTCTTCATCATAGACAGCTCACGCAGTGTGCGCCCTGCTGAGTTTGAGAAGGTAAAGGTCCTTCTGTCAGACGTGGTGGACACTCTGGACATAGGCCCTGACGCCACACAGGTGGCGGTGGTCAATTATGCAAGCACAGTAAAAATCGAATTCCTGCTAAACACCTATTCCAACAAGGGTGACCTGAAACAGGCACTGGCACGAATCGACCCGCTTGCCACAGGCACAATGACTGGCTTGGCCATCAAGACGGCCATGGACGAGGCCTTCACCGAAGTGTCCGGGGCCCGGCACACCTCCAGAAACATCGCCAAGGTGGGCATCATTCTCACCGATGGGAGGCCCCAGGACACGGTGGAAGAGGTGTCTGCGGCAGCCCGTGCCTCTGGGATTGAGATCTATGCTGTGGGCGTGGACAGAGCGGACATGCAGTCTCTACGTCTCATGGCCAGTCAGCCTGTTGATGAGCATGTTTTTTATGTGGAGTCCTTCGGGGTCATTGAGAAACTCACCTCCAAGTTCAGGGAGACTCTATGTG GCTTTGACCGCTGTGCCCTTGGACATGACTGCCAACACATATGTATCAGCAGCAATGCTTCATACAACTGCAAGTGTCGGGAGGGATATGTCTTGAATGAAGACAAGAAAACATGTTCAC AAATGGACAACAACTGTGTTCCTGGACAGCCATGCCCACCTACATGTGTGTTAGTCGACGGTTCACTAGAGTGCACATGTCCAGAGGGATATGCCTTGAGTGGCGACAACGAAACATGCTTAC CAATGGAGAGCAACAACTGTGTTCCTGGTCAGCCATGCCCACCTACATGTGTGTTAGTCGACGGTACACTGAAGTGCACATGTCCAGAGGGATATGCCTTGAGTGACGACAACGAAACATGCTTAC CCATGGATGACAACTGCAAGCCTGGACAGCCATGTCTGCCTGCATGTGTGACTGTCGATGGGTCACTGAAGTGCACATGTCCAGAAGGATATGCATTGAGTGACGACAACGAAACATGCTTAC TGacagagaacagctgtgttcctGGACAGCCATGTCCGCCTTTATGTGTGACCGTCAATGGCTCACTAAAGTGCACATGTCCAGATGGCTATACCTTGAGTGATGACAACGCATGCTTAC CAACATGTAACCCAGGAGAGGAATGCCCACCCACACATGTCATGATCAACGGCTCACTGCAATGCACATGTCCAGAGGGATTTGTCTTGAGTGCTGACCAAAAATCATGCTCAC
- the matn3b gene encoding matrilin-3b isoform X10 — protein sequence MMMLCSCGCFIYCLLMLILGVEGTYRHYGYQPQQMYADRPSARAFKQNFLHNVQAQQGAINAGAHGNNYRFYGYHHYHKPARMWPPFAYQQPTASPPAPAQPVGTQSSTSPIHWATTTAPTEMCKSRPLDLVFIIDSSRSVRPAEFEKVKVLLSDVVDTLDIGPDATQVAVVNYASTVKIEFLLNTYSNKGDLKQALARIDPLATGTMTGLAIKTAMDEAFTEVSGARHTSRNIAKVGIILTDGRPQDTVEEVSAAARASGIEIYAVGVDRADMQSLRLMASQPVDEHVFYVESFGVIEKLTSKFRETLCGFDRCALGHDCQHICISSNASYNCKCREGYVLNEDKKTCSQMDNNCVPGQPCPPTCVLVDGSLECTCPEGYALSGDNETCLPMESNNCVPGQPCPPTCVLVDGTLKCTCPEGYALSDDNETCLPMDDNCKPGQPCLPACVTVDGSLKCTCPEGYALSDDNETCLLTENSCVPGQPCPPLCVTVNGSLKCTCPDGYTLSDDNACLPMESNNCVPGQPCPPTCVLVDGSLKCTCPEGYALSDDNETCLPTCNPGEECPPTHVMINGSLQCTCPEGFVLSADQKSCSQEVQGTVTEDPCMCEAQIAFQRKVQATIQDLTSRLAEVTRKVEEFQGMR from the exons ATGATGATGTTATGCTCGTGCGgttgttttatttattgccTCTTAATGTTAATACTTGGGGTCGAGGGAACATACAGACATTATGGATACCAACCACAACAGATGTACGCGGACCGACCTTCTGCACGAGCCTTTAAACAGAATTTCTTACACAACGTGCAAGCGCAACAAGGTGCCATCAATGCAGGAG CACATGGCAATAACTATAGGTTTTATGGCTACCATCATTATCACAAGCCTGCGCGGATGTGGCCCCCATTCGCATACCAGCAGCCCACAgcttctcctccagctcctgctcAACCAGTCGgtacccagagcagcacctCCCCCATCCACTGGGCTACCACAACAG CACCGACGGAGATGTGCAAGAGTCGCCCTCTCGACCTGGTCTTCATCATAGACAGCTCACGCAGTGTGCGCCCTGCTGAGTTTGAGAAGGTAAAGGTCCTTCTGTCAGACGTGGTGGACACTCTGGACATAGGCCCTGACGCCACACAGGTGGCGGTGGTCAATTATGCAAGCACAGTAAAAATCGAATTCCTGCTAAACACCTATTCCAACAAGGGTGACCTGAAACAGGCACTGGCACGAATCGACCCGCTTGCCACAGGCACAATGACTGGCTTGGCCATCAAGACGGCCATGGACGAGGCCTTCACCGAAGTGTCCGGGGCCCGGCACACCTCCAGAAACATCGCCAAGGTGGGCATCATTCTCACCGATGGGAGGCCCCAGGACACGGTGGAAGAGGTGTCTGCGGCAGCCCGTGCCTCTGGGATTGAGATCTATGCTGTGGGCGTGGACAGAGCGGACATGCAGTCTCTACGTCTCATGGCCAGTCAGCCTGTTGATGAGCATGTTTTTTATGTGGAGTCCTTCGGGGTCATTGAGAAACTCACCTCCAAGTTCAGGGAGACTCTATGTG GCTTTGACCGCTGTGCCCTTGGACATGACTGCCAACACATATGTATCAGCAGCAATGCTTCATACAACTGCAAGTGTCGGGAGGGATATGTCTTGAATGAAGACAAGAAAACATGTTCAC AAATGGACAACAACTGTGTTCCTGGACAGCCATGCCCACCTACATGTGTGTTAGTCGACGGTTCACTAGAGTGCACATGTCCAGAGGGATATGCCTTGAGTGGCGACAACGAAACATGCTTAC CAATGGAGAGCAACAACTGTGTTCCTGGTCAGCCATGCCCACCTACATGTGTGTTAGTCGACGGTACACTGAAGTGCACATGTCCAGAGGGATATGCCTTGAGTGACGACAACGAAACATGCTTAC CCATGGATGACAACTGCAAGCCTGGACAGCCATGTCTGCCTGCATGTGTGACTGTCGATGGGTCACTGAAGTGCACATGTCCAGAAGGATATGCATTGAGTGACGACAACGAAACATGCTTAC TGacagagaacagctgtgttcctGGACAGCCATGTCCGCCTTTATGTGTGACCGTCAATGGCTCACTAAAGTGCACATGTCCAGATGGCTATACCTTGAGTGATGACAACGCATGCTTAC CAATGGAGAGCAACAACTGTGTTCCTGGACAGCCATGCCCACCTACATGTGTGTTAGTCGACGGTTCACTGAAGTGCACATGTCCAGAGGGATATGCCTTGAGTGACGACAACGAAACATGCTTAC CAACATGTAACCCAGGAGAGGAATGCCCACCCACACATGTCATGATCAACGGCTCACTGCAATGCACATGTCCAGAGGGATTTGTCTTGAGTGCTGACCAAAAATCATGCTCAC
- the matn3b gene encoding matrilin-3b isoform X1 → MMMLCSCGCFIYCLLMLILGVEGTYRHYGYQPQQMYADRPSARAFKQNFLHNVQAQQGAINAGAHGNNYRFYGYHHYHKPARMWPPFAYQQPTASPPAPAQPVGTQSSTSPIHWATTTAPTEMCKSRPLDLVFIIDSSRSVRPAEFEKVKVLLSDVVDTLDIGPDATQVAVVNYASTVKIEFLLNTYSNKGDLKQALARIDPLATGTMTGLAIKTAMDEAFTEVSGARHTSRNIAKVGIILTDGRPQDTVEEVSAAARASGIEIYAVGVDRADMQSLRLMASQPVDEHVFYVESFGVIEKLTSKFRETLCGFDRCALGHDCQHICISSNASYNCKCREGYVLNEDKKTCSQMDNNCVPGQPCPPTCVLVDGSLECTCPEGYALSGDNETCLPMESNNCVPGQPCPPTCVLVDGTLKCTCPEGYALSDDNETCLPMDDNCKPGQPCLPACVTVDGSLKCTCPEGYALSDDNETCLLTENSCVPGQPCPPLCVTVNGSLKCTCPDGYTLSDDNACLPMESNNCVPGQPCPPTCVLVDGSLKCTCPEGYALSDDNETCLPADNSCVPGQPCPPLCVTVNGSLKCTCPDGYTLSDDNACLPMENNCVPGQPCPPTCVLVDGSLECTCPEGYALSGDNETCLPTCNPGEECPPTHVMINGSLQCTCPEGFVLSADQKSCSQEVQGTVTEDPCMCEAQIAFQRKVQATIQDLTSRLAEVTRKVEEFQGMR, encoded by the exons ATGATGATGTTATGCTCGTGCGgttgttttatttattgccTCTTAATGTTAATACTTGGGGTCGAGGGAACATACAGACATTATGGATACCAACCACAACAGATGTACGCGGACCGACCTTCTGCACGAGCCTTTAAACAGAATTTCTTACACAACGTGCAAGCGCAACAAGGTGCCATCAATGCAGGAG CACATGGCAATAACTATAGGTTTTATGGCTACCATCATTATCACAAGCCTGCGCGGATGTGGCCCCCATTCGCATACCAGCAGCCCACAgcttctcctccagctcctgctcAACCAGTCGgtacccagagcagcacctCCCCCATCCACTGGGCTACCACAACAG CACCGACGGAGATGTGCAAGAGTCGCCCTCTCGACCTGGTCTTCATCATAGACAGCTCACGCAGTGTGCGCCCTGCTGAGTTTGAGAAGGTAAAGGTCCTTCTGTCAGACGTGGTGGACACTCTGGACATAGGCCCTGACGCCACACAGGTGGCGGTGGTCAATTATGCAAGCACAGTAAAAATCGAATTCCTGCTAAACACCTATTCCAACAAGGGTGACCTGAAACAGGCACTGGCACGAATCGACCCGCTTGCCACAGGCACAATGACTGGCTTGGCCATCAAGACGGCCATGGACGAGGCCTTCACCGAAGTGTCCGGGGCCCGGCACACCTCCAGAAACATCGCCAAGGTGGGCATCATTCTCACCGATGGGAGGCCCCAGGACACGGTGGAAGAGGTGTCTGCGGCAGCCCGTGCCTCTGGGATTGAGATCTATGCTGTGGGCGTGGACAGAGCGGACATGCAGTCTCTACGTCTCATGGCCAGTCAGCCTGTTGATGAGCATGTTTTTTATGTGGAGTCCTTCGGGGTCATTGAGAAACTCACCTCCAAGTTCAGGGAGACTCTATGTG GCTTTGACCGCTGTGCCCTTGGACATGACTGCCAACACATATGTATCAGCAGCAATGCTTCATACAACTGCAAGTGTCGGGAGGGATATGTCTTGAATGAAGACAAGAAAACATGTTCAC AAATGGACAACAACTGTGTTCCTGGACAGCCATGCCCACCTACATGTGTGTTAGTCGACGGTTCACTAGAGTGCACATGTCCAGAGGGATATGCCTTGAGTGGCGACAACGAAACATGCTTAC CAATGGAGAGCAACAACTGTGTTCCTGGTCAGCCATGCCCACCTACATGTGTGTTAGTCGACGGTACACTGAAGTGCACATGTCCAGAGGGATATGCCTTGAGTGACGACAACGAAACATGCTTAC CCATGGATGACAACTGCAAGCCTGGACAGCCATGTCTGCCTGCATGTGTGACTGTCGATGGGTCACTGAAGTGCACATGTCCAGAAGGATATGCATTGAGTGACGACAACGAAACATGCTTAC TGacagagaacagctgtgttcctGGACAGCCATGTCCGCCTTTATGTGTGACCGTCAATGGCTCACTAAAGTGCACATGTCCAGATGGCTATACCTTGAGTGATGACAACGCATGCTTAC CAATGGAGAGCAACAACTGTGTTCCTGGACAGCCATGCCCACCTACATGTGTGTTAGTCGACGGTTCACTGAAGTGCACATGTCCAGAGGGATATGCCTTGAGTGACGACAACGAAACATGCTTAC CAGCAGATAACAGCTGTGTTCCTGGACAGCCATGTCCACCTTTATGTGTGACTGTCAATGGCTCACTAAAGTGCACATGTCCAGATGGCTATACCTTGAGTGATGATAACGCATGCTTAC CAATGGAGAACAACTGTGTTCCTGGACAGCCATGCCCACCTACATGTGTGTTAGTCGACGGTTCACTAGAGTGCACATGTCCAGAGGGATATGCCTTGAGTGGCGACAACGAAACATGCTTAC CAACATGTAACCCAGGAGAGGAATGCCCACCCACACATGTCATGATCAACGGCTCACTGCAATGCACATGTCCAGAGGGATTTGTCTTGAGTGCTGACCAAAAATCATGCTCAC